From one Gracilibacillus salinarum genomic stretch:
- the rsgA gene encoding ribosome small subunit-dependent GTPase A, with translation MPRGKIVKALSGFYYVQYEGGLVQCRGRGNFRQKKITPLVGDYVEFEYHDKKEGYIMAISERENQLTRPPIANVDQAIIVTSVKQPDLSLNLLDKFLVLVESKSIQPLLFFTKMDLLEEEEESIVREKLAYYQTIGYEVEFLSTKDRELNHQLSVHLNQKVSVFAGQSGVGKTSLLNTIIPDLQLETDNISESLGRGKHTTRHVELITFEEGLVADTPGFSALDFKEIDLEVLPECFPEFVELQNQCKFRGCMHVKEPKCAVKAALDRGEILEDRYQNYLQFVEEIKNRKPRY, from the coding sequence ATGCCGAGAGGTAAAATTGTCAAGGCTCTTAGCGGATTTTATTATGTGCAGTATGAAGGTGGTCTTGTTCAATGCCGTGGTAGAGGGAATTTTCGTCAAAAAAAGATAACACCACTTGTGGGTGATTATGTCGAGTTTGAATACCATGATAAAAAAGAAGGATACATTATGGCGATTTCGGAAAGAGAAAACCAATTAACCAGACCACCAATCGCTAATGTAGATCAGGCTATCATTGTGACATCAGTGAAGCAGCCTGATCTTAGCCTTAATCTATTAGATAAGTTTTTAGTTTTAGTCGAATCTAAATCAATCCAACCATTATTATTTTTTACAAAAATGGACTTACTTGAAGAAGAGGAAGAGAGTATTGTTAGAGAGAAACTTGCCTATTATCAAACGATTGGTTATGAGGTAGAATTTCTCTCAACAAAAGATCGGGAGCTGAACCATCAACTTTCCGTTCATCTAAATCAAAAGGTTTCTGTTTTTGCTGGCCAATCTGGAGTCGGCAAAACATCATTATTAAACACAATTATACCGGATTTGCAGTTGGAAACAGATAACATCTCGGAAAGTTTAGGCAGGGGGAAACATACGACCAGGCATGTCGAGTTAATTACTTTTGAAGAAGGATTAGTCGCAGATACCCCTGGGTTTAGTGCGCTTGACTTCAAAGAAATTGACTTAGAAGTTTTACCTGAATGCTTCCCGGAATTTGTTGAACTTCAAAATCAATGCAAGTTCAGAGGCTGTATGCATGTTAAGGAGCCAAAATGTGCGGTGAAGGCAGCATTAGATAGAGGAGAAATCTTAGAGGATCGCTATCAGAATTATTTACAATTCGTCGAAGAAATCAAAAATAGAAAGCCGAGGTATTAA
- the rpe gene encoding ribulose-phosphate 3-epimerase, with protein sequence MSTKIAPSILSANFSILKEEIEDVIQGGADYIHIDVMDGHFVPNITFGPVVLSSIRPLTDATLDVHLMIEEPDRYIQEFADAGADIITVHVEACRHLHRTIHLIKEAGVKPGVVMNPATPVEMIKPILKDVELVLFMTVNPGFGGQVFIPEVLEKVQQAVKWREELGLAFEIEVDGGVNEMTAKQCIDAGVDVLVAGSAIFNEQDRQGAIDKIRNHE encoded by the coding sequence ATGAGCACGAAAATCGCACCATCGATATTATCTGCGAATTTTTCTATTTTAAAAGAGGAAATTGAAGATGTCATTCAAGGAGGCGCAGATTATATCCACATAGATGTCATGGATGGTCATTTTGTACCTAATATTACGTTTGGACCAGTGGTTTTATCATCCATTCGTCCGCTGACAGATGCTACACTAGATGTCCATCTTATGATTGAGGAGCCTGATCGCTATATTCAAGAATTTGCTGATGCTGGCGCAGATATAATCACCGTACATGTGGAGGCATGCAGGCACTTACATCGTACCATTCATTTGATTAAGGAAGCTGGTGTGAAACCAGGTGTTGTAATGAATCCAGCCACACCAGTCGAAATGATTAAACCAATTTTGAAAGATGTAGAGCTTGTGTTGTTTATGACAGTCAATCCGGGATTTGGTGGACAAGTCTTTATTCCAGAAGTGTTAGAAAAGGTACAACAAGCGGTAAAGTGGAGAGAAGAATTAGGTTTAGCTTTCGAAATCGAGGTCGATGGTGGTGTGAACGAAATGACGGCCAAGCAGTGTATCGATGCCGGAGTAGATGTATTAGTTGCAGGTAGTGCCATTTTTAATGAACAAGATCGTCAAGGTGCTATAGATAAAATACGAAATCATGAGTAA
- a CDS encoding thiamine diphosphokinase, producing the protein MHIGIVAGGPEQTLSQLTTFQSTVDYWIGADKGALYIVRNELPLDMAIGDFDSITPDEKKLVQQYAARYQEYPSAKNETDLELAVSHALHLEPEAISIFGATGKRLDHEMANLQLLYLLLEKNIKAMLFDQDNAISIYKPGTYKIEANASELISFVPLSKHVEGLTLRDFAYPLEDYTLTWGSTRCISNKIIGSQGTFLFNDGILIMIKSTEEEPT; encoded by the coding sequence ATGCACATCGGTATTGTAGCAGGCGGTCCTGAACAAACGTTAAGCCAATTAACCACTTTTCAATCAACTGTTGACTATTGGATAGGTGCTGATAAAGGTGCCTTATACATAGTTAGAAACGAACTTCCGCTCGATATGGCAATTGGTGATTTTGATTCCATTACCCCTGATGAGAAGAAATTGGTACAACAATATGCTGCCAGGTATCAAGAATATCCATCAGCAAAAAATGAAACGGATCTGGAATTAGCTGTTTCTCATGCACTTCATCTTGAACCTGAAGCCATTTCAATCTTCGGTGCTACAGGCAAACGGTTAGATCATGAAATGGCCAATCTGCAGTTACTGTACTTGTTATTAGAAAAAAATATTAAAGCAATGCTGTTTGATCAAGATAACGCTATTTCTATTTATAAACCAGGGACTTACAAAATCGAGGCAAATGCTTCAGAACTGATTTCTTTTGTCCCTCTCTCTAAACATGTAGAAGGATTAACATTACGTGATTTCGCATACCCTTTGGAAGATTACACGTTAACGTGGGGAAGTACTCGATGTATCTCTAATAAAATAATTGGATCTCAAGGTACTTTTTTATTTAATGATGGCATATTAATAATGATAAAGAGTACGGAGGAGGAACCTACGTAA
- the spoVM gene encoding stage V sporulation protein SpoVM yields MKFYTIKLPRFLGGFIRALLGSGKK; encoded by the coding sequence ATGAAATTCTATACGATTAAACTCCCACGTTTTCTTGGAGGATTCATCCGAGCATTGTTGGGATCTGGCAAAAAATAA
- the rpmB gene encoding 50S ribosomal protein L28 — MGRKCVVTGRKTTSGNKRSHAMNANKRNWKANVQKVRIMVDGKPQRVYVSARALKSGKVERV; from the coding sequence ATGGGACGTAAATGTGTCGTAACTGGTCGTAAAACGACTTCAGGAAATAAACGTTCACACGCTATGAATGCAAATAAGCGTAATTGGAAAGCAAACGTACAGAAAGTTAGAATCATGGTTGACGGTAAACCTCAACGTGTATATGTTTCTGCTCGTGCGCTTAAATCTGGCAAAGTAGAACGCGTATAA
- a CDS encoding Asp23/Gls24 family envelope stress response protein: MSIELTTADGHVTITNEVIATIAGGAAIECYGIVGMASKKQLRDGIAEILRKENFSRGVIVRQEGEAVHIDMYIIVSYGTKISEVAHNVQSQVKYNLEKTLGLKISSINIYIQGVRVIQD; encoded by the coding sequence ATGTCTATCGAATTAACTACTGCAGATGGTCATGTGACCATTACAAATGAGGTAATTGCAACGATAGCAGGAGGCGCTGCTATTGAATGCTATGGAATTGTTGGAATGGCATCGAAGAAGCAATTGCGAGACGGAATCGCAGAAATATTAAGAAAAGAGAATTTTTCAAGAGGTGTGATTGTTCGGCAAGAAGGGGAGGCCGTGCACATTGACATGTATATCATTGTCAGCTATGGCACGAAAATTTCGGAAGTTGCACATAATGTTCAATCACAGGTAAAATATAACCTTGAAAAAACGCTTGGTTTAAAAATAAGTTCTATTAATATTTATATTCAGGGTGTACGTGTGATTCAGGATTAA
- a CDS encoding DAK2 domain-containing protein codes for MTHNKIDAALFANMVITGATHLSNNADKIDALNVFPVPDGDTGTNMNLSITSGANEVKKANKDSVLEVANAFAKGLLMGARGNSGVILSQIFRGFAKGLEGKEELDIDSFVTALESGVNTAYKAVMKPVEGTILTVAKDTAHDAKEIAKQEEDIESFLEKVVQAAKKSLKRTPELLPVLKEVGVVDSGGQGLVVIYEGFLAGLKGEEVPQSHDETMDLDDLVNAEHHKLAQDYMSTDDIEFGYCTEFMVRFEDDKLSEHPYDEAKFREELSEHGDSLLVVSDDEIVKVHIHAEYPGDVFNLGQRFGSFINLKVENMREQHSKIVEPKQEKPKAKQPFGVVTVAMGTGLTELLKSLGATVVIQGGQTMNPSTQDIANAITEANAEQVIVLPNNKNIVMAAEQAAELAEVNVAVVPTKTIPQGMAAMLSYNPENSLAENQEAMAEASSHVKTGQITYAVRDTQIDGMTIENGHYMGLADGKIKVTDADQLTVIQSLLRELIDPEEDEIVTVISGQESSEEEEQAIIAFIETEFEDVEVEVHQGDQPIYSYIFSIE; via the coding sequence GTGACGCATAATAAAATTGACGCAGCATTATTTGCCAATATGGTCATAACAGGCGCAACGCATTTGTCAAATAATGCCGATAAAATTGATGCATTAAATGTTTTTCCAGTACCGGATGGCGATACTGGAACAAATATGAATTTATCGATAACTTCTGGAGCGAATGAAGTAAAGAAGGCGAATAAGGATAGTGTATTAGAGGTGGCCAATGCTTTTGCAAAAGGATTGTTAATGGGGGCCAGAGGTAATTCTGGTGTAATTCTGTCTCAGATTTTCAGAGGTTTTGCCAAGGGCTTGGAAGGAAAAGAAGAATTAGATATAGACAGCTTTGTTACGGCTCTTGAGAGCGGTGTGAATACGGCTTATAAAGCAGTTATGAAACCTGTGGAAGGTACAATTCTCACTGTCGCCAAAGATACAGCTCATGATGCAAAAGAAATTGCCAAACAAGAGGAAGACATTGAATCGTTTTTAGAAAAAGTAGTCCAGGCTGCCAAGAAATCATTGAAACGCACTCCTGAATTATTGCCCGTTTTGAAAGAGGTAGGCGTAGTTGATAGTGGTGGACAAGGTTTGGTCGTTATTTATGAGGGATTTTTGGCTGGCTTGAAAGGGGAAGAAGTCCCGCAGTCACATGATGAAACAATGGACTTAGACGACCTTGTCAACGCTGAGCATCATAAGCTGGCGCAAGATTACATGAGTACAGATGACATAGAATTTGGCTATTGTACCGAATTCATGGTGCGGTTTGAGGATGATAAATTAAGCGAACATCCTTATGACGAAGCAAAGTTCAGAGAAGAACTTAGCGAACATGGCGATTCCTTGTTAGTTGTATCAGATGATGAAATCGTCAAAGTGCATATCCATGCAGAATATCCAGGTGATGTGTTTAATTTGGGCCAACGTTTTGGGAGCTTTATTAATCTAAAAGTAGAGAATATGCGTGAACAGCATTCGAAAATTGTAGAACCAAAACAGGAAAAGCCGAAAGCGAAGCAACCGTTTGGCGTTGTAACCGTTGCGATGGGAACAGGATTAACGGAATTGCTGAAGAGCTTGGGAGCTACAGTAGTGATCCAGGGTGGTCAGACGATGAACCCGAGTACACAGGATATTGCTAATGCTATTACGGAAGCTAATGCTGAGCAAGTAATTGTTTTGCCTAACAATAAAAATATTGTGATGGCCGCTGAACAAGCAGCAGAATTGGCAGAGGTTAATGTTGCTGTGGTACCGACTAAAACGATCCCGCAAGGAATGGCTGCGATGCTATCCTATAATCCGGAGAATTCACTGGCAGAGAATCAAGAGGCAATGGCTGAAGCAAGCAGTCACGTGAAGACAGGTCAAATAACGTATGCGGTTAGAGATACGCAAATCGATGGAATGACCATTGAGAACGGACACTATATGGGATTGGCTGATGGGAAAATCAAAGTAACTGATGCGGATCAGCTAACGGTTATTCAATCATTATTAAGAGAGCTGATCGATCCTGAAGAAGACGAAATTGTTACCGTTATAAGCGGGCAAGAGTCTTCTGAAGAAGAGGAACAGGCAATTATTGCATTTATTGAAACTGAATTTGAAGATGTTGAGGTTGAAGTACATCAAGGAGACCAACCGATTTATTCTTATATTTTTTCAATAGAATAA
- the recG gene encoding ATP-dependent DNA helicase RecG, with protein MNQLSVQQIKGVGPKLAETLEQINIHTVEDLLYYFPNRYDHYEQKPLHELIHNEKVTIVGEVLQEPMVTFYGRKKSRLTVNIRVDGAVVKGVMFNRAFAKKHFVPGETISVNGKWDQHRLQITIDQYKKGSMDASNPISPIYSSKGDIKNAQFQKIIKQIIQDYQEEISEFMPTPFLTKYKLPDRFTGFSEMHFPSSFQQLKHAKRRFIYEELLLFQIKMQLYRKRNREATQGNAQVINMEQVKHLIQQFPFALTEAQKKSLADIFRDLHSPYRMNRLLQGDVGSGKTAVAVISLYGTVTAGKQVAFMVPTEILAEQHEVSLKELLPNEVKIHRLTGSIKGKKRQQILSDIEDGSCQVVIGTHALIQDDVHFDDLAYVIIDEQHRFGVHQRNTLREKGILADMLYMTATPIPRTLSITAFGDMDVSKIDEMPKGRKPVETYWVKQNMFERTVNFIYKEIKKGSQAYIICPLIEESDKLDIQNALDLFVQLQEVLQGKATVGLMHGRLSTEEKEQVMLDFASNNVQILVSTTVVEVGVNVPNATVMMIQDADRFGLSQLHQLRGRVGRGEKQSYCILVADPKGETGKERMRIMTETTDGFELAERDLELRGPGDLFGVKQSGLPEFKLADLVHDYRALETARTDAIELVEHQFWKDADYQSLFDYLQKELDLDKQTLA; from the coding sequence ATGAATCAACTATCCGTACAACAAATAAAAGGTGTCGGACCAAAATTGGCCGAAACTTTGGAACAGATTAATATTCATACAGTGGAAGACCTTTTGTATTATTTTCCTAACCGTTATGATCATTATGAACAGAAACCACTTCATGAATTAATTCATAATGAAAAAGTAACCATTGTAGGCGAGGTATTGCAGGAGCCTATGGTCACGTTCTACGGTCGAAAGAAATCACGTCTGACAGTCAATATTCGTGTCGATGGAGCGGTAGTCAAAGGTGTTATGTTTAATCGGGCATTTGCCAAGAAACACTTTGTGCCCGGCGAAACGATTTCTGTAAATGGGAAATGGGATCAGCACAGGCTGCAAATTACCATCGATCAATATAAGAAAGGAAGTATGGATGCAAGTAATCCGATTTCTCCGATATATTCTTCTAAAGGCGACATAAAGAATGCGCAATTCCAAAAAATAATCAAGCAAATAATTCAAGATTATCAAGAGGAAATTAGCGAGTTTATGCCAACCCCGTTCCTAACAAAGTACAAGCTGCCAGATCGATTCACCGGTTTTTCAGAAATGCATTTTCCAAGTTCCTTTCAGCAGCTTAAACATGCGAAACGACGATTTATCTATGAAGAATTATTGTTATTTCAAATAAAAATGCAGCTCTATCGAAAACGAAATCGTGAAGCAACTCAAGGAAATGCGCAAGTTATTAATATGGAGCAAGTAAAACATTTAATACAGCAGTTTCCTTTTGCCCTTACAGAAGCTCAAAAAAAATCACTTGCTGATATTTTTCGGGATTTGCATTCTCCCTACCGGATGAATCGATTATTGCAGGGCGATGTAGGTTCAGGGAAGACAGCGGTGGCGGTGATCAGTTTATATGGAACAGTAACTGCTGGCAAACAGGTAGCATTTATGGTTCCAACAGAAATTCTTGCAGAACAGCATGAAGTATCACTGAAAGAACTATTACCGAATGAAGTGAAAATCCACCGATTAACTGGCTCGATCAAGGGTAAGAAAAGACAACAGATTCTGTCTGATATAGAAGATGGAAGTTGTCAAGTAGTGATCGGTACTCATGCTCTGATTCAAGATGATGTGCATTTTGACGATTTAGCATACGTCATCATTGATGAACAGCACCGATTTGGTGTCCATCAACGAAACACCTTAAGGGAAAAAGGTATTCTCGCCGATATGCTTTATATGACCGCTACACCGATTCCTCGCACGTTATCCATTACTGCATTTGGTGATATGGACGTATCCAAAATTGACGAAATGCCTAAGGGGAGAAAACCAGTTGAAACATATTGGGTAAAACAAAATATGTTTGAACGAACAGTCAATTTCATTTATAAAGAAATAAAAAAAGGTTCACAGGCTTATATTATTTGTCCATTAATTGAGGAGTCGGATAAGTTAGATATCCAAAATGCTTTGGACCTATTTGTTCAATTACAGGAAGTGTTACAAGGAAAAGCTACCGTTGGATTAATGCATGGCAGATTGTCAACAGAAGAAAAAGAACAAGTAATGCTAGATTTTGCTTCCAACAATGTCCAAATTTTAGTCTCTACAACTGTTGTAGAAGTAGGTGTCAATGTTCCGAATGCGACAGTGATGATGATACAGGATGCTGACCGTTTCGGTTTGTCACAGCTCCATCAATTGAGAGGACGTGTCGGGAGAGGCGAGAAACAGAGCTACTGTATATTAGTAGCTGATCCTAAAGGCGAAACAGGCAAAGAACGGATGCGGATCATGACGGAAACGACGGATGGATTCGAATTAGCTGAACGAGATCTTGAATTAAGAGGTCCCGGTGATCTTTTTGGTGTAAAGCAAAGTGGTCTTCCAGAGTTTAAATTAGCCGATCTTGTCCACGATTACCGTGCATTGGAAACAGCTCGTACAGACGCAATCGAACTGGTAGAACATCAATTTTGGAAAGATGCTGATTATCAAAGTTTGTTTGATTATTTGCAGAAAGAATTAGATTTAGATAAGCAGACACTTGCATAA
- the fapR gene encoding transcription factor FapR has product MKRNKKERQLLLKDTIEEKPFITDETLAKMFAVSIQTIRLDRMELNIPELRERIKSVATNNWNETVKALPIDEVIGEIIDLELDERAISILDITAEHVFSRNKIARGHHLFAQANSLAVAVINDELALTANADIKFTRQVVQGERVIAKARVKEVTSSNRTAVEIQSYVDNETVFTGLFEMFRSNDNKEGEQS; this is encoded by the coding sequence ATGAAACGGAACAAAAAGGAACGGCAGTTATTGCTAAAGGATACAATAGAAGAAAAACCGTTTATTACCGATGAAACGTTAGCGAAAATGTTTGCGGTCAGTATCCAGACAATACGATTAGATCGCATGGAATTAAATATTCCTGAACTGAGAGAACGTATTAAATCTGTTGCAACCAACAATTGGAATGAAACAGTTAAAGCGTTGCCGATAGATGAAGTGATCGGTGAAATTATAGATCTTGAGTTAGATGAAAGAGCTATTTCTATTTTGGATATTACCGCAGAGCATGTTTTCTCACGGAACAAAATTGCCCGAGGTCACCATTTATTTGCTCAGGCTAATTCACTTGCAGTTGCCGTTATCAACGACGAATTAGCATTGACAGCAAATGCTGATATTAAATTTACCAGACAAGTGGTGCAGGGAGAGAGAGTGATCGCAAAAGCAAGAGTGAAAGAAGTAACTTCTTCTAACCGTACTGCTGTAGAAATCCAAAGTTACGTCGATAATGAAACAGTCTTTACGGGACTCTTTGAAATGTTTCGATCGAATGATAATAAGGAAGGGGAACAATCATGA
- the plsX gene encoding phosphate acyltransferase PlsX, giving the protein MRIAIDAMGGDHAPKEIVLGAMKAIEHFDQLHLTLIGDENAMKPYLKSNDRVDIIHTTEKITSEDEPVKAVRRKKNASMVLMANEVKAGRADACISAGNTGALMSAGLFIVGRIKGIDRPALSPTLPTVNGDGFLLLDVGANVEAKPQHLQQYALMGSIYMEKVRQMEKPRVGLLNVGTEKGKGNDLTKKAFDLMQELPIHFVGNVEARDLLNGVADVVVTDGFSGNIALKTVEGTALTMFSMIKEVFTTNTKTKIAALLAKNDMKGLKNKLDYSEYGGAALFGLAAPVVKAHGSSNQQAIFSAIQQTVQIVEKEVITKIEAEVQQLQASNGEE; this is encoded by the coding sequence ATGAGAATTGCAATAGATGCGATGGGTGGTGACCATGCACCAAAGGAAATTGTCCTTGGTGCGATGAAAGCCATCGAACATTTTGATCAGCTTCACTTAACACTTATAGGTGATGAAAATGCGATGAAGCCCTATCTGAAAAGTAATGACCGAGTTGACATTATACATACGACTGAAAAAATAACAAGTGAAGATGAGCCGGTAAAAGCAGTTCGTCGCAAAAAGAATGCCTCGATGGTATTAATGGCAAATGAAGTGAAAGCGGGTCGTGCTGATGCTTGTATATCTGCAGGTAACACAGGTGCGCTTATGAGTGCTGGGTTGTTTATCGTTGGGCGAATTAAAGGGATTGATCGTCCTGCGCTAAGCCCCACACTTCCAACCGTAAATGGAGATGGATTCCTCCTGCTAGATGTAGGCGCCAATGTGGAAGCAAAGCCGCAGCACCTTCAGCAATACGCTCTGATGGGATCAATCTATATGGAGAAAGTCCGCCAAATGGAAAAGCCACGTGTAGGACTTCTAAATGTCGGTACAGAAAAAGGTAAAGGCAATGATCTTACCAAAAAAGCATTTGACTTAATGCAGGAACTGCCGATTCATTTCGTTGGTAATGTAGAAGCACGCGACTTATTAAATGGTGTCGCAGATGTCGTGGTAACAGATGGATTTAGTGGTAATATCGCGTTGAAAACCGTTGAAGGTACTGCTCTAACAATGTTTTCCATGATTAAAGAAGTATTTACGACAAATACCAAAACGAAAATTGCGGCACTGCTGGCAAAAAATGATATGAAGGGCTTAAAGAACAAGCTTGATTATTCTGAATATGGCGGAGCTGCATTGTTCGGTCTTGCAGCACCAGTAGTTAAGGCACATGGTTCTTCCAACCAGCAAGCGATTTTTAGTGCAATTCAGCAGACTGTTCAAATAGTAGAGAAAGAAGTTATTACGAAAATTGAAGCGGAAGTTCAGCAGCTTCAAGCTAGTAACGGGGAGGAATAA
- the fabD gene encoding ACP S-malonyltransferase, whose translation MKKVAFIYPGQGSQAVGMGQDLYDNYQQVRELFDQANEVLGFNLTDIMFEGPKETLTKTENTQPALLLVSAAITQLLKEQGIHPSVTGGHSLGEYSALVAANALPVTEAVELVHQRGKLMENAYPAGKGAMAAVLGLDKTTLQETLTHIHEQTDEVIEIANINCPGQIVVSGSQKAVDVAVEQLKEAGAKRVLPLAVSGPFHSSLMKPAAEQFSELVQNVNWTDTTIPVYANVTADKVTSQEQIKQLLVEQLYSPVRFEEIIEQLLDESLDAIVEVGSGKVLTGLVKKVNRRMTTFAVQDDASLQAFIEWIKED comes from the coding sequence GTGAAAAAAGTAGCATTCATTTATCCTGGCCAAGGCTCGCAAGCAGTAGGCATGGGACAAGATTTATATGATAATTATCAGCAGGTTAGAGAATTATTTGATCAGGCGAATGAAGTTCTGGGTTTTAATCTGACTGATATTATGTTTGAAGGTCCTAAGGAAACTCTTACGAAAACAGAAAATACGCAGCCAGCACTTTTATTAGTAAGTGCAGCAATTACGCAATTACTAAAGGAACAAGGTATTCATCCTTCCGTAACAGGTGGTCACAGTTTGGGAGAATACAGTGCACTTGTGGCAGCGAATGCTTTACCAGTAACCGAGGCAGTTGAACTTGTACACCAACGTGGGAAGCTGATGGAGAATGCGTATCCAGCTGGAAAAGGTGCAATGGCAGCTGTGCTTGGGCTCGATAAGACGACGCTGCAAGAAACATTAACACATATTCACGAGCAAACAGATGAAGTGATTGAAATAGCAAATATTAATTGCCCTGGTCAAATAGTTGTGTCAGGTTCACAGAAGGCTGTTGATGTCGCGGTCGAACAACTGAAGGAAGCGGGAGCTAAGCGAGTATTACCACTAGCTGTAAGTGGTCCGTTTCATTCGAGTCTAATGAAACCTGCAGCTGAACAATTTAGTGAACTTGTTCAGAATGTGAATTGGACGGATACGACGATTCCAGTATATGCAAATGTAACAGCGGACAAAGTAACCAGCCAGGAACAAATTAAGCAGTTACTGGTAGAACAGTTATATTCTCCAGTCAGATTTGAAGAAATAATTGAGCAGTTGTTGGATGAATCGCTTGATGCCATTGTTGAAGTAGGCAGCGGTAAAGTATTAACGGGACTGGTAAAGAAAGTGAATCGTAGAATGACTACCTTTGCCGTACAGGATGATGCTTCCTTACAAGCATTTATCGAATGGATAAAGGAGGATTAA
- the fabG gene encoding 3-oxoacyl-[acyl-carrier-protein] reductase has translation MLKDQVALVTGASRGIGREIALTFARNGAKVVVNYSGSEEKAQAVVNEIIENGGEAIKLQANVSDEADVKAMVKETIQAFGSLDILVNNAGITKDNLLMRMSEADFEDVIDINLKGVFLTTKAVSRQMMKQRQGRIINVSSVVGISGNPGQANYVSAKAGVIGLTKSTAKEFAARNILVNAIAPGFIATDMTDKLTEEQKEQMLSLIPLNKLGKAEDVANVALFLASEQSNYITGQTIQVDGGMIM, from the coding sequence ATGTTAAAAGATCAAGTTGCACTTGTTACAGGTGCATCACGTGGAATCGGTCGAGAGATTGCGTTAACTTTTGCTAGAAACGGTGCAAAAGTAGTGGTAAACTACTCTGGTAGTGAAGAAAAAGCGCAAGCTGTGGTTAACGAGATCATAGAGAATGGTGGAGAAGCGATTAAACTTCAGGCGAATGTCAGTGACGAAGCTGATGTGAAAGCTATGGTGAAAGAGACAATCCAAGCGTTCGGGAGTCTTGATATCCTCGTGAATAATGCAGGTATCACGAAAGATAATTTGCTAATGCGAATGAGTGAAGCAGACTTTGAAGATGTAATAGATATCAATCTCAAAGGTGTCTTCCTGACTACCAAGGCGGTTTCCCGTCAAATGATGAAACAGCGGCAAGGTCGAATTATTAATGTATCCTCTGTTGTTGGCATCAGCGGTAATCCGGGACAGGCCAACTATGTTTCTGCAAAAGCCGGTGTCATAGGATTAACTAAGTCGACAGCTAAGGAATTTGCTGCTCGTAATATATTAGTCAATGCCATTGCACCTGGTTTTATTGCAACAGATATGACTGATAAATTAACGGAAGAACAGAAAGAACAAATGCTTTCTTTAATCCCTTTAAACAAATTAGGTAAAGCGGAAGATGTAGCGAACGTAGCTCTGTTTTTGGCTTCTGAACAATCCAACTATATTACAGGTCAAACCATTCAAGTTGATGGTGGTATGATCATGTAA
- a CDS encoding acyl carrier protein: MSETFDKVKQIVVDRLDVDEEKVTLEASFKDDLEADSLDVVELVMELEDEFDLEIADEDAEKIATVGDAVKYIDSNQ, translated from the coding sequence ATGTCCGAAACTTTTGACAAAGTAAAGCAAATCGTTGTTGACCGTCTTGACGTAGACGAAGAGAAAGTAACACTAGAAGCATCTTTTAAAGATGATTTAGAAGCAGATTCATTAGATGTAGTGGAACTTGTGATGGAACTTGAAGACGAGTTTGACCTTGAAATTGCTGATGAAGATGCAGAAAAAATCGCTACAGTAGGTGATGCTGTAAAATACATAGACAGCAACCAATAA